Within Lolium rigidum isolate FL_2022 chromosome 5, APGP_CSIRO_Lrig_0.1, whole genome shotgun sequence, the genomic segment TTTGGATTGATTTTTGCAGTATCCATGGTTAATTCATCTCTGACTGTTTGTTCTTTTTAATTAATTATTGCAGTATCCATGGCCATTTATATTAATTCTTATTTGTATTTGATGATGTTAGTGATGCCAACACTTTGTTGAAGCATGTGACTCTCAAGCCCCTGGAAGTGACCTTCAACCTATCCAAGCAGCAACTACAGTAAGTGTCTTCCTATTTTTCGTATCATTCCACTGCCACAGGTGCTCCTCTTATTTGAAACAGGTGTATGACTAGATTGCTGATTGTTTCTTATATGACGAGGATGTGCTTGCTGCCGTAACAGCGCAGCCACTCCACACTACATGATGATGATGCCGATCTGATTGAGTAGAGAGAGGATCGTGAGTTGATTGTGCTTTGTACAAGAGTTTGCTACTTTTAGGCTGAAAGGCTTGATATTCAGGTCGGAATGTTTTCCTTGGATCAAGAACTATTGTGTGACATTGATCTACATCTTGCCATGGATTTCTTGGCCACATTGCGGTGTTACTTATTGGTTCATTAGTATTATTATGCATCCCATCTTACTATGAATCATATATATCTGGGCTACCATAGAATTTCCACTATCAGATTTGCTCTGTTAAGGTACCAAGCCAATAATATATTATCATTTTCTCACCTGGTTTTCATTATTGTTGTACAAACTGTGAATTGAAGTGAactttacggggtcgtgcgctaaagcgcacatctaaatctagtttttGGTTAAGCGTTCATTTTGATAGCTAGGAGCGGCAGCTTTTTGTTAGGGTGATTTTTGCGGCCCGTGACATGAGCCCATATGACTCCCTTCTCCCTCCACTACTCCCTACTTCGACCTCTCTGTCCTTCGTGTCCACCTCCGGCGGGGTCACTCAGCCTCCTCGCTCGCGCACCATCAGGAGTTCGGCAGCGTCGCCACCCATCCAAATCTCACGATGGCCCAACTGCGCAAGGCGCTGTGTACACGAAggctggtggcggcgccgcgtCCACGGCGACTCCCCGACCAGTACCCATGCGCGcgagtcaccgcctcgtcgacaccGCGTCCCCGCCCCCTCACCAAGCGCCCCCACTCCGGCCCTCCAGGCCCTCGCTTCCCGCCCCAGACCGCTGTATAGGTAATTAGGTCTAGCTAGCTTTACATACAAACAAATCAAGCAATTAGTGGACCACGACTAATAATCTACTGTACTATACATACTCTATAATTTCGTTTGCTTCCAGCATTATTTGTAATTCATACGAATTTGTTGCAATCTGGAAGAAAAATCCAGCGGCATACTGTGACACCTTAACTCATTCTTGCACGAAGGGGGCATACATcaacctgattttttttttggaaaatattcTTGAATAATTAGTATCTACACAGGTATTATAACATATATATtttttggctcataggtctatATGCATCTAATATAAATAGTACGGACatagtgttttggctcataggtctagATGCATCTATTCTGAAAAATGCAATTTAAATAaactttaaaatgtcaaaaaaatccaaaaaagaaaaTCCTACATTGGGACACTATGTTCTCACACAGATTTTTACGGAAATAATTAAAAATGTCTCGTAAAATGCTATTTTCGAGCACCAAAAATTGTTTTTCTTACACAGATCACAAAAAAAGTGCGGAATTTTGTTTGTCAACATAGATTGTCCGTGTGTGCACCTggggatttttttttggaattttagaCATTTCGAAGTATTTTTTTAGCCAAATTAGATTTCCGCATACAAGATAGGCTGATCAGAATTTTAGACCTCATTTCATCCTTGAAAACTGTTCACTTACGAGTTGTTTCTGTAATTTTCTACAGTAGGCTGACCAGAATTTTAGACCGCGTTTCAGTAAAAACATATACGAGTTGTTACTTACAAAATTGTAGACAATTACTCTCGTGCTCACAAGACACTTACTCTAATGGCACCAATTTCAGTGAATTAATATGGCGTCAGTGCTACTGCTCAGTGCCATTGTAGCCATGCTGAACCTAGCATCTATGTCATCAGCGCAGCCTCACCACGGATGCCAAACACATTGTGGTGTTGTTGAGATCCCCTACCCATTTGGCATTGGTATTGGTTGCGCTATCGAACAAGGCTTTGAGATCAACTGCAGCAGGACTGCTGATGGAACCGAGAGGCCATTCATAAATGAATGGGAGGTTCTAAGCATCTCAGCATCCAGTGGGCAATCCCGAGTTTTAATGTACATCCCAACATATTGCTACAATTCTAGTACAGGGGAAATGGATTCCTACCTTTGGGATTTTAATTTAGCTTGGCCGTATCGATTCTCGGACTCACACAATAAGTTCATAAGCATTGGTTGCAACACAATCGGATACATCTACAACACCGGAGAATCAACAAGGTATGCCACAGGTTGTGCGTCGGTGTGTGGGAGCCCGGAAGACCTGACAAATGGCTCGTGCGTTGGTGTAGGCTGCTGCCAGAACACTGTCCCCAAGGGCTTAACGAGCTACTATGTTTACTTCTATGATGTGGACTATGTCAATAGTTCCAACAGTTGGCACTTCAACAAATGCAGCTATgccatggtggtggaggcagAGACGTTTGCTTTCAACTCTGAGTACATAACCACGACGAGGTTCAATGACACCTACAAGGGGCAGCAGCCAGTGGTGCTTGACTGGGCGATTGTAGATGAAACCTGTGAGGAAGCACACCGAAACATGTCTTCCTATGCGTGCCGGAGCAGAAACACCGTTTGCGTTGATTCATCCAATGGCCTAGGTTATCTGTGCAACTGCTCTGCTGGATACCAAGGGAATCCTTACGTCTCTGGTGGATGCACAGGCAAGTTCCTCTCCTTGCTCTAGATACTTCGTTAGTCTGTAGGAATTTTTGTACAACAAACTTTTAAAAGAAGGATTTATGCAATGGACATATGTGTATAATACTAGTAGTTTTCCCTCTCATGCATGCACAAAATCCAAATAGAGAGACACATCAGGTGTTAGATTTAGCTCAAATATCAAATTCTCCAGTCTTTGTATCTGTTTATTATATTACCTTAGAAAGACTCATTTGAGATCTGACATTTTGTTTGATTTTCCCTGCAGATGTCGATGAATGTCAACAGAGTCCAAGCCCCTGCCCTGTGTCTGCAACTTGCCATAACACAGTAGGAGGGTACCATTGTTCATGCCCTTTTGGCAGCAAGTTTGCAAAGGAAACAAACTCTTGCACAAACCAATTTATAGGTAAACCACCAGAAGTTAGCAACTTGGTTTCATCTTGCAATTAATTACACAACTGCAACCATTTTTTATTCTGAGATATTTGCTATGTAATCTCGTTGATATTTTGTGTTGTCAAAAGAGCAGCAGAGTTGCTGCTCTCTCCATGACTAGTCAGGTATAAGAGGCTTGTCATTGTTCTGTACTGTAACTGCTGAACTTGGTTTTTTCTTATAACGTAAGATAGAGTTTTCTTGGCAACACACAAGAATGAAATAAAAACGTAGTTGCGAGTAAAAATGAAAAGATATTATGTGTTAACTATTACATATGCATACTTTTTCAGGGGTTGTTATTGGATTAAGTTGTGGTATTGGAGTTCTGTTTATTGTGGCAATATCGACTTTGCTggttcggaggtggaagagaggcgtTAAAAATAGAGTTCGAAAAGTAAACTTCCTGAGAAACAAAGGACTCATCTTGGAACAATTGATCTCATCAGATGAAAGTGCCACACATAGCAGTAAAATATTTTCCTTGGATGAGTTAGAAAAGGCAACGGACAATTTTGACTGCACGCGGATTCTAGGTCGTGGAGGGCATGGTACTGTTTACAAGGGGATTTTATCAGATCAGCGTGTGGTGGCCGTCAAGAAGTCCAAAATGGTCGATCAAACAGAGATTGATCAATTCGTCAACGAGCTTGCAATTTTGTCTCAGATAAATCACCGCAATGTGGTAAAACTTTTTGGATGTTGCCTTGAGTCAGAGGTCCCTTTGCTCGTGTATGAGTTCATCTCCAATGGCACACTGTCTGAACTTCTTCATGGTGACCACGTGAATGCTAGAAGCATGTTAACATGGGAAGATCGTATCAGAATTGCTAGCGAAGCCGCAAGTGCTCTTGCTTATCTACATTCCGCTGCTTCACTACCAATCTTCCACAGAGATGTAAAATCTGCAAATATACTCTTGACCGATAACTTCACTGCCAAGGTTGCAGACTTCGGCGCTTCTCGATCGATCTCCATCGATGAAACTCGTGTGGTCACGACAGTCCAGGGCACATTTGGATACTTGGATCCTGAGTATTACCACACAGGCCAACTAACCGAGAAGAGTGATGTTTATGGTTTTGGTGTGATAATCGTCGAGCTCCTAACAAGGAAGAAGCCAATATTCCTCACTTCCCGTGGTGAAAAGCAAAATTTATGCCATTACTTCGTCCAAAGGCTACAAAATAACACTGTGATAGAGATCATCGATTGTCAAATAATGGAGGAAGGTAACGAGAGACAGATCATTGAGATGGCTTCCCTTGCAAGCGCATGCTTGAGGCTCAGAGGAGAAGAGAGGCCTACCATGAAAGAAGTGGAGCTAAGGCTGCAGCTCCTCAGAGGCAAGATAGTACTGAAAAAAAACTACGAGTTAGAGGGGGAGAATGAAGCCGTGCCATTGTTGCCATCATATTATTCCAGCACTAGTTCCGGTACACGGCACGGCGAGTTCTTCTCGGCTGCTAATTCGTCAAGTCTCGGTGTCACGCGCTGCTACACTATGGAGCAAGAGCTTGTATCTTGGACCGACCTGCCCCGCTAATATGACTCTTTTAATTTGCCATAGTAACAATTTTCAACTATTTTCCTTTGTTCTATGAGCAAAAAGGCATTCATCTTTTCTGTATCACAAACTGGATTGGTATACTTATTTGACATCCACTCTATTGCCTCTCATGAACTGGTGTGCAGTTTCGGAAGAGGCGGACCAATAAACTGCACGTCCTTTAATTTTAAGCTGCAAGCCTAATTTGATCCCTTTTCTGTTTTGATGACATCCTTTCACGGAATCCTTTTCGTGTTCAATCTCCAAGGTGTAGCCTGAAAATCAAGCAATTATTTATCCAGCTTCTCCAGCTTTGTTGTTAGCACTTTCGATGAAATTTCATCAAATTTTCAGTCATTTTGGTAAATACCCCAGATAACTCTGTTTCAGTGAAAACATGTCAGATATTACAGTGGATTTCAAACAAAttttcttttttgcaaaattcCAAAATACTTTGCTTGATTTCAATCGGATAAATTCAAGTAAAATTTCGGTCCTTTGCCCGAAGTGAAAACCAAATCACTGTTGGAAACTCTTGACTGGCGACGACGCCATCGTCTTCTCTCGGTCTTCCTCTTTTGTGCCTGGTTGAAGGGACAGAGAGCATCCTGGTAGCACGCAGGGAATGTAGGCGAAGCAACATTCACTTCCTGTGCACAGCGTCAGAGTTTCATCAGTCATTACCTTCTTACCGAGATGATCAGCCATGCTAGCATCTGAGTAAGGGCTCTCGAAGAGGCCCATGGTGAACTTGACACGCAGGATCCAGGTCACGGCCGGCGTCGTCGAAGCTGCTCATCGGAATCACGCCGGTAATGACGTGGCCGGTCGGTCAGGATGATGATGATCCACGGTGTCAGTCAACCGCGTCGTGCTTGTTGGCGCTGTTAGCCATGTACAGACAGTGCAGCTGGTGTAGACGAGCCGTTGGGGCTCTGGTACCTGTCGGATTCATCCAGGAGTCCACCCCGTGTTGTCGACGAGACAGTCAAGTGTCCCGAAGCGGGCCGGAGATGAGCTATCCATGGATAGTCGGAAGTGATTCCGATCCATCCGAACATGCCACATGGTGGGTCAAATGTCGTCGTCCGTCAAGGTAGTGGCCTTCTGCAAGACTCCATCCTAGACCTGTAGTGCCATCTCGTTGATTTGGTCCACATTGGGCTTGATGGACCTACTGTTGATCTCGCTGTCACACGCCCTTCAGCGTTGGGAAACCCTTGAAGTAACGCTTTGTCCATGCAAACAGCCTTGGTGTACACCTCGCTCGACTTTTTCTGAAAACCATAACAACTATTGTCACCGGATGAGACTACGAAACATATGAACAAAGAATTATTCTATTTGAACAAGTAGTCATAAGCGTCAATAAGTG encodes:
- the LOC124655087 gene encoding putative wall-associated receptor kinase-like 16, which produces MASVLLLSAIVAMLNLASMSSAQPHHGCQTHCGVVEIPYPFGIGIGCAIEQGFEINCSRTADGTERPFINEWEVLSISASSGQSRVLMYIPTYCYNSSTGEMDSYLWDFNLAWPYRFSDSHNKFISIGCNTIGYIYNTGESTRYATGCASVCGSPEDLTNGSCVGVGCCQNTVPKGLTSYYVYFYDVDYVNSSNSWHFNKCSYAMVVEAETFAFNSEYITTTRFNDTYKGQQPVVLDWAIVDETYVDECQQSPSPCPVSATCHNTVGGYHCSCPFGSKFAKETNSCTNQFIGVVIGLSCGIGVLFIVAISTLLVRRWKRGVKNRVRKVNFLRNKGLILEQLISSDESATHSSKIFSLDELEKATDNFDCTRILGRGGHGTVYKGILSDQRVVAVKKSKMVDQTEIDQFVNELAILSQINHRNVVKLFGCCLESEVPLLVYEFISNGTLSELLHGDHVNARSMLTWEDRIRIASEAASALAYLHSAASLPIFHRDVKSANILLTDNFTAKVADFGASRSISIDETRVVTTVQGTFGYLDPEYYHTGQLTEKSDVYGFGVIIVELLTRKKPIFLTSRGEKQNLCHYFVQRLQNNTVIEIIDCQIMEEGNERQIIEMASLASACLRLRGEERPTMKEVELRLQLLRGKIVLKKNYELEGENEAVPLLPSYYSSTSSGTRHGEFFSAANSSSLGVTRCYTMEQELVSWTDLPR